In the Alligator mississippiensis isolate rAllMis1 chromosome 7, rAllMis1, whole genome shotgun sequence genome, one interval contains:
- the SMCO1 gene encoding single-pass membrane and coiled-coil domain-containing protein 1 — translation MENIYESQEKPMPKILKEKLLIAFCNVSQEVQAEANVNMSKPCGVCEACLLCFLIFHRIENKLQTLENKFKELDSTLEQLTQKFEIQGTSLEEQVSQDEMWTSLLEDRFTSVEIKLFYSYVSETICCLHNQVTQKLPDLARSLPTLASILRRKSKNQRIRLVWESVLESLGLQEGHVRALCTFFITHSYEAQYYPVYSANQRQKYTGDIITMITKVVKNQMLQESLLCAVQVVENGKAEKKGKQGSILCPKVVSQT, via the exons ATGGAAAACATTTATGAAAGTCAAGAGAAGCCTATGCCtaaaattttaaaggaaaaactcTTAATTGCCTTCTGCAATGTCTCACAGGAAGTCCAAG CTGAGGCCAATGTGAACATGTCCAAACCATGTGGCGTATGTGAAGCTTGCCTA TtatgttttttaatatttcacaGAATAGAAAACAAACTGCAGACCTTAGAGAATAAATTCAAAGAGCTGGATTCAACCCTAGAGCAACTGACACAGAAGTTTGAGATTCAGGGCACGTCCTTGGAGGAGCAAGTGAGCCAGGATGAAATGTGGACATCGCTGCTGGAGGACAG GTTCACTTCAGTGGAAATAAAACTCTTCTACAGCTATGTTAGTGAAACAATTTGCTGCTTGCACAATCAGGTGACACAGAAGCTGCCAGATCTAGCAAGAAGTCTTCCTACCTTAGCCTCTATACTGAGGCGCAAAAGCAAGAACCAGAGAATTAGACTGGTATGGGAGTCAGTGCTGGAGAGTCTGGGGCTGCAAGAAGGACATGTCAGAGCCCTCTGTACTTTTTTCATCACACACAGCTATGAAGCACAGTACTACCCTGTCTACTCAGCTAACCAGAGACAAAAGTATACCGGTGATATCATCACCATGATAACCAAGGTGGTGAAGAACCAGATGCTGCAAGAGAGCCTGCTATGTGCTGTTCAGGTAGTAGAGaatgggaaagcagaaaaaaaaggcaagcaaGGCAGTATCCTTTGTCCAAAAGTAGTGTCACAAACTTAG
- the RNF168 gene encoding E3 ubiquitin-protein ligase RNF168, protein MSMKSEAPLSLTDCLCQICMEIFVEPVTLPCNHTLCNSCFQLTVEKASLCCPFCRRRVSSWARYNARRNTLINWELWEKIQKNYPEECKHRVNGQDLVEELCISQPLHQLSKPGELRQEYEAEISKVEAERRAHEQEENKASEEYIQKLLAEEEAEHRLAEERRKEMEEQLKQDEQLAWELNNSLNKHIEEPTIGTSSLANSLSSGPSPVNSCKTKNKSCNSGDIQKYLSPKPCSALVSTLLSTAKERERNGSFSMESSSTEDKSFILQEDEREEMPALSPQTFLTNLQNTEVKDSFLESCLTYLSVHTPVRSYPVKREGMADPQYQVDEIAGAEWEEPETGLPNSTRDVTRSAFENDDFTCKESINLGKPAENSTSVQEAADSVFASPSATQILMKVAGNNSGEGKITNGLQNTNETPKRKYLDSPTEAAIDSCLLDKRRKTFPETFENQKELVNDLHLQIHMDLEQKLLERHKQEEQDRLLALELQRQIDKEERTLNRQKGSPDEYLLRTKLPPSKKESPTGRGSCKMRKDSKSPKNQTEMAYRTLRRASHNENWQSPTKLQLKLPSVKGGKVLNCVVNSCDSQDIQSRPKTKQNTILQMFKRSVSE, encoded by the exons ATGTCAATGAAATCTGAAGCTCCACTTTCCTTGACTGACTGTCTCTGCCAAATTTGCATGGAAATTTTTGTGGAGCCAGTGACCCTACCATGCAATCACACTCTCTGTAACTCCTGTTTCCAATTGACAGTAGAAAAAGCAAGCCTGTGCTGCCCTTTCTGCCGCCGGCGGGTCTCTTCCTGGGCACGATACAATGCTCGCAGAAATACTCTTATCAATTGGGAGCTGTGGGAAAAGATTCAAAAGAATTACCCAGAGGAATGTAAGCACAGAGTTAATGGGCAAGATCTGGTAGAGGAAC TTTGTATATCGCAACCACTGCATCAGCTAAGCAAGCCTGGTGAGTTGAGACAGGAATATGAGGCAGAGATTAGCAAG GTGGAAGCTGAGAGACGGGCACATGAACAGGAGGAGAACAAAGCAAGTGAGGAGTACATTCAGAAGCTGTTAGCAGAAGAGGAGGCTGAACACAGACTAGCAGAAGAAAGGCGAAAAGAGATGGAGGAACAGCTAAAACAAGATGAACAGCTGGCATGGGAGCTAAATAACAGCCTG AACAAGCACATAGAGGAGCCTACGATTGGCACTTCTTCACTTGCAAACAGTCTTTCATCTGGCCCCTCCCCAGTTAATTCGTGCAAGACAAAGAACAAATCGTGCAACTCTGGAGACATTCAGAA atatCTGTCTCCAAAACCTTGCAGTGCTTTGGTATCAACATTGCTCTCTACAGCAAAAGAGCGAGAAAGGAATGGCTCCTTTTCTATG GAAAGCAGTAGCACTGAAGACAAAAGCTTTATACTGCAAGAAGATGAGAGAGAGGAAATGCCAGCTTTATCTCCACAAACATTCCTCACCAACTTGCAAAATACTGAAGTTAAGGATTCATTTTTAGAATCATGTCTAACTTACTTAAGTGTCCATACTCCAGTAAGGTCTTATCCTGTCAAGAGGGAAGGTATGGCAGATCCACAATATCAGGTAGATGAAATTGCAGGTGCAGAATGGGAAGAACCTGAGACTGGACTTCCTAACTCCACAAGAGATGTGACTAGAAGTGCCTTTGAAAATGATGATTTTACATGTAAAGAAAGCATAAACTTGGGGAAACCTGCAGAAAATAGCACTTCTGTTCAGGAAGCAGCAGATTCTGTGTTTGCCAGCCCCAGTGCAACGCAGATCTTGATGAAAGTTGCCGGAAACAATTCAGGTGAGGGAAAAATCACAAATGGATTACAGAACACTAACGAGACtcccaaaagaaaatatttggacTCTCCAACAGAAGCAGCCATTGATTCATGCTTGCTGGATAAGAGGAGGAAAACTTTTCCAGAAACATTTGAAAACCAAAAAGAACTGGTAAATGATCTCCATCTGCAAATACATATGGATTTGGAGCAAAAACTTTTGGAGAGACATAAGCAAGAGGAACAGGATAGACTTCTGGCTCTGGAGCTTCAGAGACAGATTGACAAAGAGGAAAGGACACTAAACAGACAGAAGGGGTCTCCAGATGAGTACCTATTGCGCACTAAATTGCCTCCATCTAAGAAGGAATCTCCCACTGGCAGAGGAAGTTGTAAGATGAGAAAGGACTCAAAATCTCCAAAAAATCAGACTGAAATGGCTTATCGAACCCTGCGAAGAGCTTCCCACAATGAGAACTGGCAGTCCCCCACCAAGCTCCAACTGAAATTGCCCAGTGTCAAAGGAGGAAAGGTGCTGAACTGTGTTGTCAACAGCTGTGATTCTCAGGATATCCAGTCACGACCCAAGACTAAGCAAAATACAATCCTTCAGATGTTTAAGAGGTCTGTTTCAGAGTAA